A stretch of Brassica napus cultivar Da-Ae chromosome C6, Da-Ae, whole genome shotgun sequence DNA encodes these proteins:
- the LOC125588304 gene encoding uncharacterized protein LOC125588304, whose protein sequence is MQLSRRSSRLSVKVTSAPVSSAAGPSESSRKRVRKQRRETTPSPPSPPAAVTSSSDDEVEAFQPKEPRYQASRASFQARNQENPDLLRSHITPVSSRFVTSNAAERYEKLAPRGFVIQQRLDVNNENLSDVKRVVVRSGLIYTLIDCDLFHPNVVKEFIANLGAVENREDGVAVFLRGSMLDFSPTLINALYLIPGFEEDPDYMTADIDIVCSFLTDNRVQHWEDMSSKYLTRTNQVLYKLVCSNWIPTTNYTSMNQERLKFLYMLHHHRSFDFGQSVYDQIISFSANVNTDKSRRIIFPTLIQQVIDYQRTVLSFDEDDEYTGYPKLVVKDIKAGRGQGADARSVDLLADIERTIADLKNIRIRLRRKGGEYPQYTQQPSRDEEVVMEQDSDQSESF, encoded by the exons ATGCAACTTTCCCGCAGAAGCTCTCGATTGTCTGTGAAAGTAACATCTGCGCCGGTTTCCTCCGCCGCTGGGCCCTCTGAATCTTCCCGAAAACGAGTCCGCAAGCAGCGCCGAGAAACAACTCCGTCACCACCGTCACCACCTGCTGCAGTTACCTCTTCCTCTGATGACGAGGTTGAAGCTTTCCAACCCAAGGAGCCACGCTATCAAGCAAGTCGTGCCTCTTTTCAGGCACGAAATCAGGAGAATCCCGATTTGCTTCGCTCGCACATCACACCGGTCTCGAGTCGGTTTGTCACAAGCAATGCAGCTGAAAGGTATGAAAAGTTGGCTCCCCGGGGCTTCGTGATTCAACAAAGGTTAGATGTGAATAATGAGAACTTGTCTGATGTGAAAAGAGTGGTAGTTAGGTCCGGACTGATCTATACTCTAATTGACTGCGATTTATTTCACCCAAATGTCGTGAAAGAGTTCATTGCGAATCTGGGGGCTGTTGAGAATAGAGAGGATGGCGTTGCTGTATTTCTTCGTGGATCTATGTTAGATTTCTCACCTACACTGATCAATGCTCTGTATCTGATTCCGGGATTTGAAGAGGACCCTGACTACATGACTGCTGACATCGACATTGTGTGCTCGTTTTTGACCGATAATCGAGTGCAACATTGGGAAGACATGAGCTCCAAATACCTAACTCGGACAAATCAGGTGCTCTACAAGCTCGTGTGCTCCAACTGGATACCTACGACTAACTACACTTCAATGAATCAGGAGCGACTCAAGTTCCTCTACATGCTTCATCATCACAGGAGTTTTGATTTTGGTCAGTCCGTTTATGATCAGATCATCAGTTTTTCAGCTAACGTTAACACTGACAAGTCTCGGAGGATCATCTTCCCTACGCTGATTCAGCAAGTCATTGACTATCAACGAACTGTGTTGTCTTTTGACGAAGATGATGAGTACACAGGATATCCGAAGCTCGTTGTCAAAGACATCAAGGCAGGTCGAGGACAGGGTGCTGATGCTCGGTCTGTGGATCTTTTGGCTGACATTGAGCGAACCATCGCTGATCTGAAAAACATTCGGATTCGCTTGAGGAGGAAGG GGGGAGAATACCCGCAGTACACACAACAGCCTTCACGGGATGAGGAGGTTGTAATGGAGCAGGACAGTGATCAGAGTGAGAGCTTCTGA